A single Agromyces sp. CF514 DNA region contains:
- a CDS encoding YajQ family cyclic di-GMP-binding protein produces the protein MADSTFDIVSKVDHMEAENAVNQARKEVEQRYDFKNVGASVEWSGEKILLKAQTDERVKAVLEVVESKFIKRGITLRSLDTGEPYPSGKEFRIEISLKNGIDSENAKKISKIIRDEAPKSVKSQIQGDELRVSSKSRDDLQATMALLKGKDLEVALQFTNFR, from the coding sequence ATGGCTGATTCCACGTTTGACATCGTCTCCAAGGTCGACCACATGGAGGCCGAGAACGCCGTCAACCAGGCGCGCAAAGAGGTCGAGCAGCGCTACGACTTCAAGAACGTCGGCGCCTCGGTCGAGTGGTCGGGCGAGAAGATCCTGCTGAAGGCGCAGACCGACGAGCGCGTCAAGGCCGTGCTCGAGGTCGTCGAGTCGAAGTTCATCAAGCGCGGCATCACGCTGCGCTCGCTCGACACGGGTGAGCCCTACCCCTCCGGCAAGGAGTTCCGCATCGAGATCTCGCTGAAGAACGGCATCGACAGCGAGAACGCGAAGAAGATCTCGAAGATCATCCGCGACGAGGCGCCGAAGTCGGTCAAGAGCCAGATCCAGGGCGACGAGCTGCGCGTCTCGTCCAAGAGCCGCGACGACCTCCAGGCGACCATGGCCCTCCTCAAGGGCAAGGACCTCGAGGTCGCCCTGCAGTTCACGAACTTCCGCTAG